The genomic window ttgtatattataaaatatttcgttttttcCAAAATTCCTAAATCCTAATCCACCATTTTGACCATCCCAGATTTTATTACCTTTAGTTATTGGATTACTACCAGACGTTATTTGAACCCCAGGATATAAtaagtgattaaaaatatcattgtctTCAAGTGTTCCATGTCATTATCATAGTAATGATATACACCCACTTCTTTACCAGAGTTGGTTCTTTACCAGTCGACGAGATTCCGAGGCGAAAACTCGGTGAACTATATAATAGTGCGATGGTTAGTGTCCGATGTGTCGTTTTCTACCCGGTTCCCCACCGGTCGAGTTCAAACTGACGACCACCGATGCATCCGGAAAGGCTGCAGTCGGTCGCAAGCACGTCTTGCAATCAGCCACAGCGTCAACCGCGCTGCAGTACGATGTCGTGGACATCCGTTTCGCCGCCACTTACCCCGGATTTGCGCCACTGtcaccgccgccgtcgtcgctGCGGTCAGCGGGTACCGGTGAGTAGCGTCAATGTCCAACATCCGGTACCCGAGACGCTGCCCTCCGAATTTTGAATGATTAGTCAtaaatactgtattattatacttagaaaTTTGAAAGTTAAACAACCGAAGATACGAAGTTGACGAATAAAAAACtcttagtttaattatttcaatcatCTAAAGTTAAATACGTATACAGCTGTAACTTGTAACTAATTATCCACTGTCGTgtacgttttaaattaaattattataatatattatatacaattaatagatgcatacaatatgttactatgttgtttttttgttacctaatattttaacacactggctttaatttttgttgacgatcctaacaaaataatacattttgtttacctATTACTAAgagactaaataatataaataattcataatttatattatttgctttCACATTTGACgtgatattcataaaatataattttgattaattcgatttaattcaagtatctacttttcattaattattaaaagtttgtgGCATTTATTAATCCTATTCTAATAGTAAGCAATATTGgacaattgtttaaattgtaagtatatatttaattatttcaagagcgagtttttcaataatcaaaCTCGCCTAGGTAAATGGTATATTacgttaataatttacacagagataattactaaaatgtattatttaattttatacttttgtcaATTAACccgaaaattgtatttgtttgaaGGTGCTATTTCAATTCGGCTTGATTTATCCAAGATGGCTATTGGGAATTCATATCCACATGTAGGGACAATTTCGGTATCTCCACATTTGATTGTTCAATGGGTCATAGAAATCGTTTGTATAATCCTTCCAGACAGCCGACCTGTAAATAAGCCGCTCCTAGCTTTGTCGCCTCCTCCTAAAAATGATACAACCGCTGCAGGGTAAgacaatatagtaataattagtaacgtattcaaaattcacacaaattaaatacgtattttttaatagaaataattatttataaaattaaagaatataaaatattgtcctaaaataattttgcgagtatatttttataatgattccaatcaagaaaaaaaaattttgttaacgagttatattaagttttgaaattaCTCGTATCGTAACCAAATCgcttcttataatataatacatactgtgcaaattaaatctaaaagaaTTTCTTAATTGGCGCAAAGCAATGACAATTTGTACAATTCAATCTAGATAAAtatctattgaaaattaaaattgattttcgaTACCTCTagtctaaaaattatagtcacccgagtttttagattattttttttatatgaaacaaTAGCAGAATCAATACACAAATAGAAAGCTTGAGtgatagatttaatttatcagAACCTAGTAAAATTGAGGGCCTGCTTTTTTCGCTCTTCCCGCGTGTCGTACACTAACACTCTTACATACGACCACttttgatgtataataatatgtaattatatatttatatctgaataatttacaaaatcaaCCACGGATCTATCTGTTTTCAGCGGTTCAGCACTACCGGCCATCAGACAGGAGGGCAAGAAGTTTAGACAATACGCATCCGCGCTGTCCGGTGAGTATACCACACGCATAcactaatataagtaaaatgtatgGTTTATGTGATTTTCCACGGTAGTGATATCGACGGTGATATCTATAGCATAATTATGCACAATTGAAAATACCTATTCAATGGCCGATTCCTCGACAACTTGACGAAAacgagtatttattttttgcaccAAATGAATTTTTCTCGTTAtctaattatcataatactcaagtgcataataataacataacataagtataatatataaatacgatatTTGAGCGAAATGATGTTCTGGATATTATGTCATTTGATAAATGGTTGGTTGTTGTTATGAAACGGGTTTTTGGCGtgcttgtacataatataataatatgtaggtttgTGAATCGGAGCGATTTAAAATCGATTAATCAAAGTCTTCAAATATATCACTTTCATTGTTAAAACATTCTGAAACTATGTGTATGACTAACCCGTTTGATTTTTCGTTACAGCAACGGTCGGACCGTTCGCAGTTGGCACGGTGTTGGCATGGATGTCGCCTGCGATGCCAATGCTCTTGTCTCCGACTTCGAAGATCAAAGTAACACCCAATCAAGGGTCATGGGTGGGTTCTCTGATCGCCATCGGTGCCATTTTCGGGTCTATACCGGCTGGTAAATGCGCTGACATTTTCGGTCGAAAACCCGTCATCCTCTGTCTTACCATCCCGTTCATCACTAGCTggacaataatatacttcgCGACCGACGTCTGGATGCTATACGTAGCACGTTTGATCGCCGGATCCTGCCTCGGCGGAATCACCGCCACCGTCCCGATGTACATCGGGGAGATAGCTGAAAGCTCTATCAGAGGTAAGCGATCTTTTGCAGCTCTTTTGTTTCATTGtcttacataatttaacaCTATGACAAATTGTTATCGGGTGAAATTACCAGAACCTTTAAGATTTTTAGTGATTTATCGCCATTgggatttttgtaaaaatatgtaccctgtaaaaaaaaaaatacattatattagtattataatttatttatatttatctcacgtttattattattaattcacatGTTAAAATGTCCATACACTGTAcatggtataattattatataataataacgcaatattattttataattaatattttttaactattcgtCGACCGCCATAAACTGCAGTCCCTATCAGCCACGGTTCTAGGACTACATTTTCGTATGGGCAACagtagatttatatttaagttttaactgtgaataatatttctaatttcctCCCCATtcccattacatttttaaataatgaacacCAGAAATTTTGGTATGGGCAGCTGCCCACCCTGCCCATACGCTAGAACCGCCACTGGTccctatacatttataagcgtattgtagtttattaacgattaatataatatatattataatacctaaactCACccgtattttacataattattgttgagtttttttttatatatatattttatatacaggaAATAAATCACCCTAAAGTTTTCACTTACGCAAAAAtgttacactatattataccatacatttatttttgttggttaaatttatatattacggCTTTTTAGCAGTCaccacaaacattttttatttctcgttaatgacaatataatatatcaactaaaatatgtatactataattaattattatactaatatattattttatatgacaaACACCGTAATGTATGTCACATGAAACGAACTTTTTCTGCAGGTGAACTATGCTCGTACGTACAGTTAAATGTCACATTGggcatattatacgtttacgCGATCGGGCCGTTTGTAAATTACTATTCATTGGCCATCATGTGCGGTATACTACCGCTGATTTGGTTCGTCTTGGTTCTATTGGTGATACCGGAATCGCCGACGTACCTATTGAAACGTGGCAGGAAGGAAGATGCAGAAAAAGCGTTGGTGTGGTTGCGCGGGAAGGACTACGACATTGCCAGCGAAATGGAGACGCTGCAAGTGCACATCGAGGAGTCGAAGAAGCACACCGGTAAGTTCAAGGATATGATATCATCCAGAGCCACCATCCGCGCAGCAATCACCGTCTTGGGACTGCTCAACTTCTTGTCATGTTCGGGCATAAACGTGCTAATATTTTACGCACAATCCATATTCGAGACCAGCAACTGCAGTGTGTCTCCGAAACTCTGCTCCGTCATCATCGGAATCCTTCAAGTGAGTATCTAACGGGAAACTGTCCATACTGTAAAAATGTCAACGGTAGGAAGacgaaatttaaacttattgattttttattccaaCAGCTGATCGAACATATTTTCCACACCTACATCTATCAATGACTTGATGGTATTATATTAGCATTGGTGTTAGTGCCATCGATATTTAATCGTAGTATAGTCTACAGTAGTggaaaattcaattttcatattGCATCTTATAAACCATTTTGttctaattgaaatttttcagtcaaatacatttattttttggaaaaattacgattgaaataaatgtacgttttttaattaagtaaaaattatcttgATCTATGTGTAtacccatataatatactcgaagCTGACTATCGCGTACGTTTTTGACAGTTTTGATGTGTATAATAACGGTGATATCCGATATTCGATATTCTAaccataaaaatagtatttttgatcacgatattatacttataactattttatgtcgagatattatataaattattatacgaataatgagctaagtataaactataaatccATAAATATTCGATCGGcgtcttaaaaaatatcacatacGTATCATACGAACGGTGgacgtgaaaataatatacgataacatgctataatatacgattaagttatattaactaACGTACGTCACAGGTCATATTCACTTTCGCGTCTTCACAACTGGTGGACAGGGCCGGCCGGCGAGTACTTTTGCTGATATCCGACTCCGTCATGGCCATATGTCTCGGTACTCTCGCCTACTACTTCTGGCTGCAGGAACACGGCGTCGACGTGTCATCGTTTAACCTGATACCGCTTATCAGTCTTGGAGTGTACATTAGTACGTTCGCGCTGGGATTCGGTCCCATACCGGGCGTTATGATCGGCGAGTTGTTCAGTCCGGAATTCAAGGGTTTGGCGATCGGGATCGTGTGCGTATTAGCTTCGCTGATCGAGTTCTGCGTCGTCAAGACGTACCAGACACTGTTGAATTACTGCGATCACGGCATCACGTTCGCCATATTCGCCGGGTTTTGCGTTCTAGGCACCACGTTCGTGTGGTTCCTGGTGCCGGAAACGAAAAACAAGTCTCTTCAGGAAATCCAGGACGAGCTCTCCGGCAAGAAAAAGCCGAAAACCGACCAAAAGTCGCAAAACGCAACGGGATCGCAGTCCGCCAGTgcgtgatattttaataagaagtgataacaatataaatttataacgttGCGACTACTTGATCGCAATTCATTACGTAATTATTACGTATCCTGTGTTACGACCGcgcgtacaatattatatattattaataaattgtattcgcgcgagttaaataaataaataataataattacaaatattgtgttttgtatttgctcattttgtatttatttttttagccattgggttaaataaaaaaaaattataaattaaaaaaaattcaaattcaaagcAATGTTTGGTTTCTAGTGATCGAAAtccatatctttatttttcatattttaatcatttattatttatattctatgtagatttttattatttatttttacatttgattggaaatgtataaatcaaatttaattttaattttaggtaattaaaaaacaataacatataaattaaatttattaactgtaaaatatttcgaGGAGGGGTGGTTGAACCTCCCAACACCCCCCTCATAACGGTTATGATGTAaatgaatttcaataatttagtattttaaaaaatatctttaaatgaattatgaaaataatagaaaataattttattaattatcttatatacacatattatgttaaattaagtaaGATATCCAAACttcatacttatattattaatttatccttTAAAAACGtatgtgattttataaaatataaagtagtaGTTTGATAGTTAATGTTattgtgattatattattataattattataaaatgacaaacgaaaatacataataaaaaataaaaatataacacggcGCTCCGGGTATACAATATTGATGCTTGCGCGTGTT from Aphis gossypii isolate Hap1 chromosome 1, ASM2018417v2, whole genome shotgun sequence includes these protein-coding regions:
- the LOC126549215 gene encoding facilitated trehalose transporter Tret1-like: MAIGNSYPHVGTISVSPHLIVQWVIEIVCIILPDSRPVNKPLLALSPPPKNDTTAAGGSALPAIRQEGKKFRQYASALSATVGPFAVGTVLAWMSPAMPMLLSPTSKIKVTPNQGSWVGSLIAIGAIFGSIPAGKCADIFGRKPVILCLTIPFITSWTIIYFATDVWMLYVARLIAGSCLGGITATVPMYIGEIAESSIRGELCSYVQLNVTLGILYVYAIGPFVNYYSLAIMCGILPLIWFVLVLLVIPESPTYLLKRGRKEDAEKALVWLRGKDYDIASEMETLQVHIEESKKHTGKFKDMISSRATIRAAITVLGLLNFLSCSGINVLIFYAQSIFETSNCSVSPKLCSVIIGILQVIFTFASSQLVDRAGRRVLLLISDSVMAICLGTLAYYFWLQEHGVDVSSFNLIPLISLGVYISTFALGFGPIPGVMIGELFSPEFKGLAIGIVCVLASLIEFCVVKTYQTLLNYCDHGITFAIFAGFCVLGTTFVWFLVPETKNKSLQEIQDELSGKKKPKTDQKSQNATGSQSASA